Proteins from a single region of Trichomycterus rosablanca isolate fTriRos1 chromosome 16, fTriRos1.hap1, whole genome shotgun sequence:
- the zgc:165604 gene encoding immunoglobulin superfamily member 11: MDCSVHSLFTVTCLLSVFLQYDAVHVTVSESSMEVVHGDSVTLPCTFFTMMPLFRLSIIWTLTPTTDPDQPTQVIVYDQGQVIESPAFTGRVEFASIPWNANIILNETRISDAGIYRCVVSNPPETGDSGIGEFSLTVLAPPSLPVCIWEGDIHKGGTVTLSCLVMEGVPTPQISWEKLESDHIFLPISMEGKLKGSVKLENVSAQDSGVYHCSVTNFLAGKNCYVNLSVYIPAESPPGLFQGLLFTLTMALVMLILLALMLWLHRTAQESKWRNGCEEEEEECYNEITYIPSLTKCSFV; this comes from the exons ATGCAGTGCATGTGACTGTAAGTGAATCCAGCATGGAGGTAGTGCATGGTGACTCAGTCACTTTGCCGTGCACTTTTTTCACTATGATGCCTCTGTTTCGCCTCAGCATCATCTGGACCCTGACGCCAACAACTGACCCCGATCAACCCACACAG GTGATCGTGTATGACCAAGGGCAGGTAATTGAAAGTCCAGCCTTCACCGGCAGAGTGGAATTTGCTTCAATACCCTGGAACGCTAATATCATTCTGAACGAGACACGGATCTCTGATGCTGGCATCTACCGATGTGTGGTGAGCAATCCACCAGAGACAGGAGACTCTGGTATTGGAGAATTCAGTCTAACAGTCTTGG CGCCGCCATCACTGCCTGTgtgtatatgggagggggataTCCATAAAGGTGGCACCGTGACCCTGTCCTGTCTTGTTATGGAAGGCGTCCCTACTCCACAAATAAGCTGGGAGAAGCTGGAGTCGGATCACATCTTTCTGCCCATTAGCATGGAAG GAAAACTAAAGGGCTCGGTAAAACTTGAGAATGTGTCGGCACAGGACTCTGGGGTGTATCACTGCTCTGTGACCAACTTTCTGGCTGGCAAGAACTGCTACGTAAACCTATCAGTGTACATCC CTGCAGAAAGTCCCCCGGGCCTCTTTCAGGGGCTACTGTTCACACTTACCATGGCTCTGGTGATGCTGATTCTGTTGGCACTGATGCTGTGGCTCCACCGCACGGCCCAGGAGAGCAAATGGAGGAACGGatgtgaggaggaggaggaggagtgcTACAACGAGATCACATACATTCCATCTCTCACcaaatgttcatttgtttaa